Proteins encoded in a region of the Gemmatimonadaceae bacterium genome:
- a CDS encoding DinB family protein has product MPDDKSLGQHIARTLDWEDAHAGFESAVKGLAPALRGKVPNGLPYSAWQLVEHIRITQADILEFCVASKYKEQEWPKDYWPEGPEPPSAKAWDDSIAAVKRDRDKLAALAVDAKTDLTAPVPNGTGQTYLREILLTADHTAYHVGELIVVRRLLGAWPDG; this is encoded by the coding sequence ATGCCTGACGACAAATCGCTCGGTCAACACATCGCGCGAACACTGGACTGGGAGGATGCCCATGCCGGCTTCGAATCCGCGGTGAAGGGGCTCGCCCCCGCGCTCCGAGGCAAGGTGCCAAACGGGCTTCCTTACTCGGCCTGGCAGCTGGTCGAGCACATTCGAATCACGCAGGCAGACATTCTCGAGTTCTGCGTCGCGTCGAAATACAAAGAGCAGGAATGGCCGAAGGATTACTGGCCCGAGGGGCCGGAACCGCCGTCAGCAAAGGCCTGGGATGACAGCATTGCCGCCGTTAAGCGTGATCGCGACAAGCTGGCGGCACTCGCGGTCGACGCGAAAACCGATCTCACCGCGCCGGTGCCGAATGGAACAGGACAAACGTACCTGCGCGAAATCCTGCTCACCGCCGACCACACGGCGTACCATGTCGGCGAACTGATCGTGGTCAGACGATTACTGGGCGCATGGCCCGACGGGTGA
- a CDS encoding LLM class flavin-dependent oxidoreductase: MYTFAETTPDPRTGHRITPGQRLRDLIEEIELADQLGLDVFGVGEHHRPDFAVSSPAVVLAAAAERTKQIRLTSAVTVLSSDDPVRVFQDFATLDLLSDGRAEIMAGRGSFTESFPLFGYDLGDYDELFAEKLELLLALRADERVTWHGRHRAALDNLGVYPRPEHEIPIWVAVGGTPQSVVRAANRGLPVALAIIGGAPERFVPLIDLYRESARRAGRDPSTMAVGINSHVWIADDSQRAADEFFPSYADVMTRIGRERGWPPTTRAHLDGLRSPRGSLLVGSPQEVIDKMLFEHELFHYDRFLAQMTVGSMPHDRVLHAIELLGTVVAPAVRRATVNATTTADPDAPAALNGRSALIPRSRASPQRPCD, encoded by the coding sequence ATGTACACGTTCGCTGAGACCACGCCCGACCCGCGCACGGGGCATCGCATCACGCCGGGCCAGCGATTACGCGACCTCATCGAGGAGATCGAGCTCGCCGATCAGCTCGGACTCGACGTCTTCGGTGTCGGCGAACATCACCGGCCGGATTTCGCCGTCTCCTCGCCGGCCGTCGTGCTCGCCGCGGCGGCCGAGCGCACGAAACAGATCCGCCTGACGAGTGCGGTGACCGTGCTCAGCTCGGACGATCCCGTTCGCGTGTTTCAAGACTTTGCAACGCTCGACCTGCTCTCGGATGGACGCGCCGAGATCATGGCCGGGCGCGGCTCGTTCACCGAGTCCTTCCCACTATTCGGTTATGACCTCGGTGACTACGATGAGCTGTTCGCCGAAAAGCTCGAGCTGTTGCTCGCATTGCGCGCCGACGAGCGCGTGACCTGGCATGGCCGGCATCGCGCGGCGCTCGACAACCTCGGCGTCTATCCCCGTCCGGAACATGAGATCCCGATCTGGGTCGCCGTCGGCGGAACACCGCAGTCAGTCGTCCGTGCCGCGAACCGCGGCCTCCCGGTGGCACTCGCGATCATCGGCGGAGCGCCCGAGCGATTCGTGCCCCTCATCGACCTCTATCGTGAGAGCGCGCGGCGCGCGGGACGTGATCCCTCGACGATGGCCGTCGGCATCAACTCACACGTCTGGATCGCCGACGACTCGCAGCGCGCCGCCGACGAGTTCTTCCCCTCGTATGCCGACGTGATGACGCGGATCGGGCGCGAGCGCGGCTGGCCGCCGACGACGCGAGCGCACCTCGACGGGCTTCGGTCGCCGCGCGGCTCGCTGCTCGTCGGCAGCCCGCAGGAAGTGATCGACAAGATGCTCTTCGAGCACGAGCTCTTTCACTACGATCGCTTCCTCGCGCAAATGACTGTCGGCTCGATGCCGCACGACCGTGTCCTGCACGCGATCGAGCTACTCGGCACCGTGGTCGCGCCAGCCGTTAGGCGTGCCACGGTGAACGCGACGACGACCGCCGACCCTGATGCCCCAGCTGCCCTTAACGGTCGGTCTGCCTTGATCCCCAGATCGCGGGCGTCCCCGCAACGCCCGTGCGACTGA
- a CDS encoding ABC transporter permease gives MDALLKDIKFAMRSLRKNPAFAATALLTLALGIGASTAIFSVVNSVLLRPLPYPHADRLVLVWGELRARSLPNFPFSPPDFKDLKDQGTLFQDFAAVTTGRGTVTGNGGDPEQVSTAGATTNIFRLLGGRIEVGRDFTDNDGMPQPRPPQPVAGVAPAPPGPRLPLIAILSHEFWERRFGGDRTILGKAIDVGGASATVVGILQPGFELLFPPKASIEPTPDIWFAQRIDYENSSRKNVFLRVIGRMKPGVTMAQAQAQADGIAADLRRRFPIDQTANFNIDVDGMHENMVAEVKPAILALMGAVVFVLLIACANVANLLLVRSSVRERELAVRAALGGSPWRLVRQMFAESLLLAGGGALLGLALAQLGIRLLIAMAPANLPRLDTVSLDPFVLSFTITCAVVSAVLFGVVPAWRASRPDLADVLRAAGRSPGLGGAKLLRNGVVTAEVALSFVLLIGSGLMVRSFVALSHVDPGYDPDRVLTFTLVNPRLNKPDEQAVFKDNVHERLGALPGVRGVTVTSVLPLDGSLSNARYGTAEAAADPAKFKQATTIAVYPGYFETMRTRLIAGRTFTSVDNRDSARVIIVDKLLAAKAFPNRNAVGQRLLVRVRTEEPEWFDVIGIVDHERHESLATNGPEEMFFTDGIFNHFAATTWVVRTNVDPTTLAAPIRAVIREMDPSLLVANVKPYSAYVDRAMAQTRFSLVLIGVFATIAVILASVGLYGVLSTLVRMRTAEIGLRMAFGAQQWSIMRLIVGQGLRLSAMGIVIGGASAFALTRAMRSMLVEVTPSDPLTFVAIVVLFVAIAVLASWMPARRAAALDPTIALREE, from the coding sequence ATGGACGCTTTACTGAAAGACATCAAGTTCGCGATGCGCTCGCTGCGCAAGAATCCGGCGTTTGCCGCGACGGCGCTGCTGACGCTCGCGTTAGGCATCGGCGCGAGCACGGCGATCTTCAGCGTCGTGAACTCGGTGCTGCTGCGTCCTTTGCCATATCCGCACGCCGACCGCCTCGTGCTCGTCTGGGGCGAGCTGCGGGCGCGCAGCCTCCCGAACTTTCCCTTCTCGCCGCCGGACTTCAAAGATCTGAAGGATCAGGGGACGCTCTTCCAGGATTTCGCCGCGGTGACGACCGGGCGCGGAACGGTGACGGGGAATGGCGGAGATCCCGAGCAGGTGAGCACGGCCGGAGCGACGACGAACATCTTCCGTCTCCTTGGCGGCCGTATCGAAGTCGGACGCGATTTCACGGACAATGACGGGATGCCGCAGCCACGCCCGCCGCAGCCGGTTGCCGGTGTGGCGCCGGCACCGCCGGGACCGCGGCTTCCGCTCATCGCCATCCTGAGCCACGAATTCTGGGAGCGTCGCTTTGGCGGTGACCGGACCATCCTTGGGAAGGCGATCGACGTCGGCGGTGCCAGCGCGACGGTCGTCGGCATTCTGCAACCGGGCTTCGAGCTGCTCTTCCCACCGAAAGCGTCGATCGAGCCCACGCCCGACATCTGGTTCGCTCAGCGCATCGACTACGAGAATTCATCGCGGAAAAATGTCTTTCTGCGCGTCATCGGCCGGATGAAGCCGGGGGTGACGATGGCGCAGGCGCAGGCGCAGGCCGACGGCATCGCGGCCGATCTGCGGCGACGCTTTCCCATCGATCAGACGGCGAACTTCAACATCGACGTCGATGGGATGCACGAGAACATGGTCGCGGAGGTAAAGCCCGCGATCCTGGCGCTCATGGGCGCGGTGGTGTTCGTGCTGCTGATCGCGTGCGCGAATGTCGCCAATCTGTTGCTCGTCCGGTCGTCGGTCCGAGAGCGTGAGCTGGCGGTGCGCGCCGCGTTGGGTGGATCGCCCTGGCGACTCGTCAGGCAGATGTTCGCCGAGAGTCTCCTGCTCGCGGGCGGTGGCGCATTGCTCGGCCTTGCGCTGGCGCAGCTCGGGATCCGACTGCTCATCGCGATGGCGCCGGCGAATCTGCCGCGTCTCGACACGGTCTCGCTCGATCCCTTTGTGCTCTCGTTCACGATTACCTGCGCCGTCGTGTCGGCGGTGCTGTTCGGCGTCGTGCCCGCGTGGCGAGCGTCGCGTCCCGATCTCGCGGACGTGCTGCGTGCCGCCGGACGTTCACCGGGGCTCGGCGGAGCCAAGCTGCTGCGCAATGGCGTCGTGACCGCAGAAGTTGCGCTTTCCTTCGTGCTCCTGATTGGCTCGGGACTCATGGTGCGCAGCTTCGTCGCCCTGTCGCACGTCGATCCAGGCTACGATCCGGATCGCGTCCTCACCTTCACGCTCGTGAATCCACGACTCAACAAGCCGGACGAGCAGGCGGTGTTCAAGGACAATGTGCACGAGCGACTCGGGGCGTTGCCAGGGGTGCGCGGCGTCACCGTGACCTCGGTGCTGCCACTCGACGGCTCGCTCTCGAATGCGCGCTACGGGACGGCGGAAGCCGCAGCTGATCCAGCGAAATTCAAGCAGGCGACGACGATCGCCGTGTATCCTGGCTATTTCGAGACGATGCGTACGAGGCTGATCGCCGGGCGCACATTCACGTCGGTGGACAACCGAGACAGTGCCAGGGTCATCATCGTCGACAAGCTGTTAGCGGCGAAAGCATTTCCGAACAGGAACGCCGTCGGTCAACGTTTGCTCGTCCGCGTGCGAACCGAGGAACCGGAATGGTTCGACGTGATCGGCATCGTCGACCACGAGCGCCACGAATCGCTCGCGACCAACGGCCCGGAAGAGATGTTCTTCACCGATGGCATCTTCAATCATTTTGCGGCGACGACCTGGGTCGTGCGAACGAACGTCGATCCGACGACACTCGCCGCACCCATTCGTGCAGTGATCCGCGAGATGGATCCCTCGCTCCTCGTCGCGAACGTCAAGCCGTACTCGGCCTACGTCGACCGCGCGATGGCGCAAACGCGCTTCTCGCTCGTGCTGATTGGAGTCTTCGCGACGATCGCGGTGATTCTCGCGTCGGTCGGTCTGTATGGCGTGTTGTCGACACTGGTGCGAATGCGCACGGCGGAGATCGGGCTGCGGATGGCGTTCGGTGCGCAGCAGTGGAGTATCATGCGGCTCATCGTGGGGCAGGGACTGCGCCTCAGCGCGATGGGGATCGTGATCGGCGGGGCGAGCGCGTTTGCGTTGACGAGGGCGATGCGCAGCATGCTCGTCGAAGTGACGCCGAGTGATCCGCTGACGTTTGTGGCAATCGTAGTATTGTTCGTAGCGATCGCGGTGCTGGCGTCGTGGATGCCCGCTCGCCGCGCGGCGGCGCTCGATCCGACGATTGCGTTGCGCGAGGAATGA
- a CDS encoding pyridoxamine 5'-phosphate oxidase family protein yields MLAFLRAHRLAIQATASLDGAPQAAVVGYAVTDDLELVFDTLASTRKAQNLRANPRVAFVIGGLKRADERTVQYEGIADEPVGEELERLKRIYYDVFPDGPSRLSWPGLIYVRVRPMWLRYSDYNTDPPEIMEFRADELSATR; encoded by the coding sequence TTGCTCGCGTTTCTTCGTGCGCATCGACTGGCCATCCAGGCGACCGCATCGCTCGACGGCGCGCCACAAGCCGCCGTCGTCGGCTACGCGGTCACCGACGATCTCGAGCTCGTGTTCGACACCCTCGCGTCGACGCGCAAGGCGCAGAACCTCCGCGCCAACCCGCGCGTCGCCTTCGTCATCGGCGGCTTGAAGAGAGCCGACGAGCGCACCGTGCAATACGAGGGCATTGCCGATGAACCTGTCGGCGAGGAGCTCGAACGTCTCAAGAGGATCTATTACGATGTCTTCCCCGACGGTCCGAGCCGCTTGAGCTGGCCGGGTCTCATCTACGTGCGCGTGCGCCCCATGTGGCTGCGCTACAGCGACTACAACACCGATCCGCCCGAGATAATGGAGTTCCGCGCGGACGAGTTGAGTGCGACTCGATGA
- a CDS encoding aminotransferase class III-fold pyridoxal phosphate-dependent enzyme produces the protein MLDHSPTFTLDDAERIARERYGRSGRARALTSERDQNFLIEGSNGAPALVLKIANALETRALLEAQQQVLSVLAERDVAVPRVVCTTGGDAITELSGANGECHFAWAITHLPGNLLADGRYRSRELLDDLGATIGRLTRSLEQIQQPALERDFHWDLARAADLIAAARSSIIGETLGMAIDATLARMNRYVVPLAGELRRGVIHNDLNDHNILINGDRVSGVVDFGDMVYGWRIADLAIAAAYLMLDADDPLAILASLVRGARRECAFDDRELEVLFELACLRLALSAAIAVGQQKARPDNEYLGVSQSSIHRTLPTLMRIPHALSVAVVREAAGLEPVARSARAREWLRANGGSFAPVLDVDLSAERTIVLDLGVASPLVSGNPGENAEPKVTTRIAAAMEDAGVRVAVGRYDEARLLYTAPFFGGPKPASERRTIHIGLDLFADSGTAVHAPLDGVVHAFANNAVAQDYGPVVILRHETDAGDVFFTLYGHLSRSSLDGLVLGRRIARGGRFASLGTPNENLGWTPHLHLQIITDLLGLGTDFPGVAPASQRAVWRSLSPDPNLIVGVPADRFPRHEPDGLTTLAARRERLGGNLSIAYRLPVKAERGWMQYLYDDTGRQFIDAYNNVPHVGHCHPRVVGAGQAQMAILNTNTRYPSDLVNEYAARLRATLPGALADGVVYLVNSASEANELALRLARGHTGERDMIVLEAAYHGNTTSLIDISPYKHSGPGGHGAPEWVHVAPLADDYRGPFKRSDPDAGRKYADPIGALVARARARGRGIAGFIAESSPSVGGQIMFPPGYLGAAYAIVRAAGGVCIADEVQTGLGRIGTHFWAFEAQDVVPDIVVMGKPLGNGHPLGAVAVRREIAESFDNGMEYFSTFGGNQVSCAIGLAVLDVVRDEDLQEHARRIGERLLSGLRPFVVRHELVGDVRGSGLFLGVELVRDRATLEPADREASYVVNRMRGEGILAGTDGPFHNVVKIRPPMPFDLDDADRLVDVLDSLLAELKPHDR, from the coding sequence ATGCTCGACCATAGCCCGACCTTTACGCTCGATGACGCTGAACGAATAGCGCGCGAACGTTACGGTCGTAGTGGCCGGGCTCGCGCGCTCACCAGCGAGCGCGATCAGAATTTCTTGATTGAGGGGAGCAACGGCGCGCCCGCGCTTGTGCTCAAGATTGCGAATGCGCTCGAGACGCGAGCATTGCTCGAGGCGCAGCAACAGGTTCTGTCCGTGCTCGCGGAGCGCGATGTTGCCGTACCGCGCGTCGTGTGCACCACGGGCGGCGACGCGATCACCGAGTTATCTGGCGCGAACGGCGAGTGCCATTTTGCGTGGGCGATTACGCACCTCCCTGGCAACCTCCTCGCCGACGGGCGTTACCGGTCCCGCGAGCTGCTCGACGACCTTGGCGCGACGATCGGCAGGCTGACGAGGTCCCTCGAGCAGATTCAGCAGCCGGCGCTCGAGCGGGACTTCCACTGGGATCTTGCTCGGGCGGCCGATCTGATCGCCGCAGCGCGCTCTTCGATCATCGGTGAGACGTTAGGCATGGCGATCGACGCCACGCTCGCGCGTATGAACCGTTACGTGGTACCGCTGGCCGGGGAGCTGCGGCGCGGCGTGATCCATAACGATCTCAACGATCACAACATTCTCATCAACGGTGATCGCGTGAGCGGCGTCGTCGACTTCGGCGACATGGTGTATGGGTGGCGCATCGCCGATCTCGCGATTGCGGCGGCGTACCTCATGCTCGACGCGGATGATCCGCTCGCGATTCTTGCGTCGTTGGTCCGCGGAGCGCGGCGCGAGTGCGCCTTCGACGATCGTGAGCTCGAAGTGTTGTTCGAGCTGGCGTGTCTGCGGTTGGCGCTGAGCGCCGCGATCGCCGTCGGGCAGCAGAAAGCTCGACCCGACAACGAATACCTCGGCGTCAGTCAATCGAGCATCCATCGAACGCTCCCAACGCTGATGCGCATCCCGCACGCGCTCTCAGTTGCCGTGGTGCGCGAGGCGGCCGGACTCGAACCCGTCGCCCGCAGCGCGCGCGCGCGTGAGTGGCTCCGCGCGAACGGCGGGTCCTTCGCGCCCGTGCTCGATGTCGATCTGAGTGCGGAGCGCACCATCGTCCTCGATCTCGGAGTCGCGAGCCCGCTCGTGAGCGGCAACCCAGGCGAGAATGCCGAGCCGAAGGTCACGACGCGCATCGCGGCCGCGATGGAGGATGCGGGCGTGCGAGTCGCAGTTGGGCGATACGACGAAGCGCGACTACTCTACACCGCGCCATTCTTCGGGGGCCCAAAGCCGGCGAGCGAACGGAGAACGATTCACATCGGCCTCGATCTCTTCGCGGATTCGGGGACTGCCGTACATGCGCCGCTCGACGGTGTCGTGCACGCCTTTGCGAACAACGCCGTGGCACAGGACTACGGACCCGTCGTCATCCTCCGCCACGAGACCGACGCGGGCGACGTGTTCTTCACACTGTACGGCCACTTGAGCCGGTCGTCGCTCGACGGGCTCGTCCTCGGCCGGCGCATCGCCAGGGGAGGTCGCTTCGCGTCCCTTGGAACACCTAACGAGAACCTCGGGTGGACACCGCATCTCCATCTGCAAATCATCACCGACCTGCTCGGCCTGGGGACCGACTTCCCTGGCGTCGCGCCGGCGAGCCAGCGCGCGGTGTGGCGAAGCTTGTCGCCGGATCCGAATCTGATCGTCGGCGTCCCGGCGGATCGCTTTCCCCGACACGAGCCCGATGGCCTAACGACGCTCGCTGCGCGCCGGGAGCGCCTCGGCGGGAATCTGAGCATTGCCTATCGCTTGCCGGTGAAGGCGGAGCGAGGATGGATGCAATATCTCTACGACGACACCGGCCGTCAGTTCATCGACGCCTACAACAACGTCCCGCATGTCGGCCATTGCCATCCCCGTGTCGTCGGCGCCGGCCAGGCGCAGATGGCAATCCTGAACACGAATACGCGCTATCCGAGCGATCTCGTCAACGAGTACGCCGCGCGGCTGCGAGCAACGCTGCCTGGCGCGCTCGCCGATGGAGTTGTGTATCTCGTCAACTCGGCGAGTGAAGCGAACGAGTTGGCGCTGCGGCTCGCGCGGGGGCACACCGGCGAGCGCGACATGATCGTGCTCGAGGCGGCGTATCACGGCAACACGACTTCACTCATCGACATCAGTCCGTACAAACATTCCGGTCCAGGCGGACACGGTGCGCCCGAGTGGGTGCACGTGGCGCCGCTCGCCGACGACTATCGCGGGCCGTTCAAGCGCAGCGATCCCGATGCAGGACGGAAATACGCCGATCCAATCGGCGCGCTCGTCGCGCGCGCACGGGCACGAGGTCGCGGCATTGCCGGCTTCATCGCCGAGAGCAGTCCGAGCGTCGGCGGGCAGATCATGTTCCCGCCCGGATACCTGGGTGCGGCGTACGCGATCGTGCGGGCAGCCGGCGGCGTCTGCATCGCCGACGAGGTGCAGACGGGCCTCGGCCGGATCGGGACGCATTTCTGGGCCTTCGAGGCCCAGGACGTGGTACCGGACATCGTCGTCATGGGAAAGCCGTTAGGCAACGGGCATCCCTTGGGAGCGGTCGCGGTGCGACGGGAGATTGCCGAATCGTTCGACAACGGGATGGAGTACTTCTCGACCTTCGGTGGCAACCAGGTGTCCTGCGCGATCGGCCTCGCCGTTCTCGATGTCGTGCGCGACGAAGACCTGCAGGAGCACGCAAGACGCATTGGTGAGCGTTTGCTCAGTGGACTCCGGCCGTTCGTGGTGCGTCATGAGCTCGTCGGCGACGTGCGGGGATCGGGGCTCTTCCTCGGCGTCGAGCTCGTGCGTGACCGGGCGACGCTCGAGCCGGCCGACCGTGAAGCATCGTACGTCGTCAACCGGATGCGCGGCGAGGGAATACTCGCGGGTACCGATGGGCCGTTTCACAATGTCGTGAAGATCCGGCCGCCGATGCCATTCGATCTCGACGATGCAGATCGGCTCGTCGACGTTCTTGACAGCCTCCTCGCCGAGCTCAAACCACACGACCGATAG
- a CDS encoding family 10 glycosylhydrolase, which translates to MSKQFAARRGRGASVVLWFGLAVSTARAQPTPTPPALAREFRAAWISPTEGGDWPSRPGLSIDEQKFELAAILDRAKADGLNAVLLHVRTAADALYPTHRAPWSRYLVGRDASSLGDYAGYDPLALAISEGHARGLQLHAWFNPFRAMPPDDLGKPIAGHVTSTHPEWVRHYGKSTWIDPGIPAARRAVLDAILEVVDRYDIDGVHLDDYFYPYQEEATVTRVVKHGKHRRRITRRVTLHFPDDVSWKRYGLARGWTDRDAWRRANIDDFVQTLYREVKARKRWVLVGISPFGIWRPGYPEGVTGLDSYAEIFADARRWLREGWVDYLAPQLYWPLENYQQRFTKLDAWWRSENVRGRHLWPGLFTMRVGSRYDPWPAEEIAREVDALRAARQGTTESLGHVHFRLGTFAERLSAGDSATFGDELRAQEYAEPALPPASPWLGAAQPARPLIDVPDDDPPLQNGSSGDGPATSDGAHAVLVASPGDSVAVRWWMIQTFSTDRRWRERLVRADSPALALSAADTLGAQWIAVTPISRTGVAGTPAIWGSRQTDR; encoded by the coding sequence ATGTCAAAGCAATTCGCCGCCCGACGCGGGCGCGGCGCCTCGGTTGTCCTATGGTTTGGACTGGCGGTGTCCACGGCGCGAGCGCAGCCGACGCCGACTCCGCCAGCGCTCGCGCGAGAATTCCGCGCCGCATGGATCTCGCCGACCGAGGGAGGTGACTGGCCATCGCGGCCGGGTCTGAGCATCGACGAACAGAAATTCGAGCTCGCCGCGATTCTCGATCGCGCGAAAGCCGACGGGCTCAACGCCGTGCTTCTGCACGTGCGCACGGCGGCCGACGCGCTCTATCCGACGCATCGCGCGCCCTGGTCGCGGTACCTCGTCGGCCGTGACGCGTCGTCGTTAGGCGATTACGCCGGTTACGATCCGCTGGCGCTCGCCATCAGCGAAGGGCACGCGCGTGGCCTGCAGCTGCACGCCTGGTTCAATCCCTTCCGCGCGATGCCGCCCGACGATCTGGGGAAGCCGATCGCCGGCCACGTCACGAGCACGCATCCTGAGTGGGTGCGCCACTACGGCAAGTCGACCTGGATCGATCCCGGCATTCCGGCGGCGCGTCGTGCGGTGCTCGACGCGATTCTCGAAGTCGTCGACCGATACGATATCGATGGCGTGCATCTCGACGACTACTTCTACCCGTATCAGGAGGAGGCGACTGTCACGCGCGTCGTCAAGCACGGCAAACATCGGCGTCGGATCACGCGCCGCGTGACGTTGCACTTTCCCGACGATGTGTCGTGGAAGCGCTACGGTTTGGCGCGCGGCTGGACCGACCGCGACGCCTGGCGAAGGGCCAACATCGACGATTTCGTGCAAACGCTGTATCGCGAGGTGAAGGCGCGAAAGCGGTGGGTGCTCGTCGGGATCAGTCCGTTCGGCATCTGGCGGCCGGGCTATCCGGAAGGGGTCACGGGCCTCGATTCCTACGCCGAGATCTTTGCCGATGCACGCCGGTGGCTGCGCGAAGGGTGGGTCGACTATCTCGCGCCGCAGCTCTACTGGCCACTCGAGAATTACCAGCAGCGCTTCACGAAGCTGGACGCGTGGTGGCGGAGCGAGAACGTCCGCGGCCGTCATCTCTGGCCGGGGCTATTCACGATGCGCGTTGGTTCGCGCTATGATCCGTGGCCGGCGGAGGAGATCGCGCGCGAGGTCGACGCATTGCGCGCGGCGCGGCAGGGCACGACGGAGTCGTTAGGCCACGTTCATTTCCGCCTTGGAACCTTCGCCGAGCGACTGAGCGCGGGCGATAGCGCGACGTTCGGCGACGAGCTTCGCGCGCAGGAGTACGCCGAGCCGGCGCTGCCGCCCGCAAGTCCGTGGCTCGGCGCAGCGCAACCGGCGAGGCCGCTGATCGACGTACCGGACGACGATCCGCCGCTACAGAACGGCAGCAGCGGCGATGGGCCGGCAACATCGGACGGCGCGCACGCCGTGCTGGTCGCGTCGCCGGGCGACAGCGTCGCGGTGCGCTGGTGGATGATCCAGACATTCAGCACCGATCGCAGATGGCGCGAACGTCTCGTGCGCGCGGATAGTCCGGCGCTCGCGCTTTCGGCAGCTGACACGTTAGGTGCTCAGTGGATCGCGGTGACACCGATCAGTCGCACGGGCGTTGCGGGGACGCCCGCGATCTGGGGATCAAGGCAGACCGACCGTTAA
- a CDS encoding DCC1-like thiol-disulfide oxidoreductase family protein, with product MAITGSTSSPSTADAASAVAGAGPILLYDGSCGFCAQSVQWILRHERRRRDLRFARLEGALGTTLRARHPELAAIDSLIWYEPATTTASEQLLWQSRGVLRVARYVGGVWAALGSLGAIMPRPFSDSVYAWIARHRRDLAPESCIVPTPEQRQRFIA from the coding sequence GTGGCTATCACCGGATCAACGAGCTCCCCTTCAACCGCTGACGCCGCGTCGGCAGTCGCCGGCGCCGGACCAATCCTGCTCTACGACGGGAGCTGCGGCTTCTGCGCACAATCCGTGCAGTGGATTCTCCGACACGAGCGCCGTCGACGCGACCTCCGTTTCGCTCGGCTCGAAGGCGCTCTGGGCACCACGCTCCGCGCTCGGCATCCGGAGCTCGCCGCGATCGACTCGCTGATCTGGTACGAGCCCGCGACGACCACTGCGTCCGAGCAACTGCTCTGGCAATCGCGCGGCGTCCTTCGTGTGGCCCGCTACGTCGGCGGCGTCTGGGCCGCACTGGGCTCGTTAGGTGCAATAATGCCACGCCCCTTCTCGGACTCGGTGTATGCGTGGATTGCCAGGCACCGCCGCGATCTGGCGCCAGAGTCGTGCATCGTACCAACACCGGAGCAGCGGCAGCGGTTCATCGCCTGA